A single genomic interval of Stieleria maiorica harbors:
- a CDS encoding aldehyde dehydrogenase family protein, with amino-acid sequence MQYDENLIRNVVAQVLAEVGPMPPGNGAAKKTASAGGRNGVFYDADSAVTAARAAFEQLRERTMADRKHIIDIIRRISIEQCEELGTMEMEETKIGRLEHKIEKLKTLGEQTPGVEFLETRAFSGDYGLAVIDRAPFGVIGAITPVTHSLPTITGNAVSMIAGGNAVVVNPHPSGKKVATEGVRRFNEAIAAEVGIDNLICVIAEPTLESAEALFKHRSVALICVTGGPAVGRAALNSGKRAIVAGPGNPPVVVDETADLDQAARSIITGGAYDNNLLCIAEKEVFVVDSVFDDMMAAMRRAGAVQLNAEQIAQLTSKAIVTVGDDQHDAACKDYIGKDASFLAAAAGVSVPPETELVFGETDEHHPFVSVEQMMPFLPFVRARDVDHAIAMAKHYEHGFRHTAIIHSRDVRNMTKMGRELDTTLYVKNGPCMASLGLGGEGYLSFSIAGPTGEGVTTPTTFTRERRCSMIGELRVV; translated from the coding sequence ATGCAATACGACGAAAATCTGATCCGAAACGTAGTCGCACAGGTCCTGGCCGAGGTCGGGCCGATGCCACCGGGAAATGGGGCGGCCAAGAAGACGGCATCGGCCGGCGGTCGCAATGGCGTGTTCTATGACGCCGACTCGGCCGTCACCGCCGCCCGCGCGGCGTTTGAACAGTTGCGCGAGCGGACGATGGCGGATCGCAAACACATCATCGACATCATCCGTCGAATCTCGATCGAGCAGTGCGAAGAGCTGGGCACGATGGAGATGGAAGAAACCAAGATCGGCCGGCTGGAACACAAGATCGAAAAGCTGAAAACCCTCGGCGAGCAAACGCCGGGCGTCGAGTTTTTGGAAACGCGTGCCTTCAGCGGCGACTACGGATTGGCCGTGATCGACCGAGCCCCGTTCGGCGTGATCGGTGCGATCACCCCGGTCACCCACAGCTTGCCGACGATCACCGGCAACGCCGTCAGCATGATCGCCGGCGGCAACGCCGTCGTCGTCAACCCGCACCCGTCGGGCAAGAAGGTCGCCACCGAAGGGGTTCGCCGATTCAACGAAGCGATCGCGGCCGAAGTCGGGATCGACAACCTGATCTGCGTGATCGCCGAACCGACGCTGGAATCCGCCGAAGCGCTATTCAAACATCGCAGCGTCGCATTGATTTGTGTCACCGGCGGTCCCGCGGTCGGCCGCGCCGCACTGAACAGCGGCAAACGCGCGATCGTCGCCGGCCCCGGCAACCCGCCCGTCGTGGTAGACGAAACCGCCGACCTGGACCAGGCGGCACGTTCGATCATCACCGGCGGCGCTTACGACAACAACCTGCTGTGCATCGCCGAAAAAGAAGTCTTCGTCGTCGATTCGGTCTTCGACGACATGATGGCTGCGATGCGCCGCGCCGGGGCCGTCCAGCTGAACGCCGAACAGATCGCCCAGCTGACCAGCAAAGCGATCGTCACCGTCGGCGACGACCAGCATGACGCCGCGTGCAAAGATTACATCGGCAAAGACGCCTCTTTCCTGGCCGCCGCCGCCGGCGTCTCCGTTCCGCCGGAAACCGAATTGGTGTTCGGCGAAACCGACGAACACCACCCGTTCGTCAGCGTCGAACAAATGATGCCGTTTCTGCCCTTCGTCCGTGCCCGCGACGTCGATCACGCGATCGCCATGGCCAAGCACTACGAGCACGGGTTCCGCCATACCGCGATCATCCATTCGCGCGATGTCCGCAACATGACCAAGATGGGGCGTGAACTGGACACCACGCTGTATGTCAAGAACGGCCCCTGCATGGCCTCGCTCGGACTCGGCGGCGAAGGCTACCTGTCCTTTTCCATCGCCGGACCGACCGGCGAAGGCGTCACCACTCCGACCACGTTCACCCGTGAAAGACGGTGCAGCATGATCGGGGAATTACGGGTGGTTTGA
- a CDS encoding DUF6655 family protein: MFHAAGIRNLLALRVARALVLKALVATALLQSGCGTTRNYGATEQLVVSDAVDRSVQHIDFRPLSGRKVYLDSSYLRQVKSTGFVNAEYVISALRQQILAAGCLLQDSANESEVIIEARIGALGSDEHQVTYGIPENNALNSAASAIPNAPTIPTLPELSLARREAREAAAKIAAFAYDRETRKPIWQSGVRHSIATAKNTWVMGIGPFQGGTIREKTKLAASGFQFGRRSRNASVAEHHDRPPVDYNAETRFNQGYPAFGDSVDGHEMLASDNDAEDSDIPTPPELESSDGATETADTPEDPVKVAKGPKPSNPKK; encoded by the coding sequence ATGTTTCACGCCGCTGGAATCCGAAACCTGCTAGCATTGCGGGTCGCGCGGGCGCTGGTTTTGAAAGCGCTCGTCGCGACGGCACTGCTGCAATCAGGCTGCGGGACGACGCGCAACTATGGGGCGACGGAACAATTGGTCGTCAGCGATGCCGTCGATCGCAGCGTCCAGCACATTGATTTCCGGCCACTATCGGGACGCAAGGTTTACCTGGATTCGAGTTACCTGCGACAAGTCAAATCGACGGGATTCGTCAACGCAGAGTATGTGATCAGCGCGTTGCGGCAACAAATCCTGGCCGCCGGCTGTTTGTTGCAGGATTCGGCCAACGAGTCGGAAGTGATCATCGAAGCCCGGATCGGTGCGTTGGGCTCGGACGAGCATCAGGTGACCTACGGGATTCCGGAAAACAATGCCTTGAACAGCGCGGCCAGCGCGATCCCCAACGCGCCGACGATCCCGACGCTGCCCGAATTGTCGTTGGCGCGGCGGGAGGCCCGTGAAGCGGCGGCCAAGATCGCGGCCTTTGCCTACGACCGTGAAACTCGCAAACCGATCTGGCAGTCGGGCGTGCGGCACTCGATCGCGACGGCCAAGAACACTTGGGTGATGGGCATCGGACCGTTTCAGGGAGGAACGATTCGCGAAAAAACCAAATTGGCCGCCAGCGGATTCCAGTTCGGTCGACGAAGCCGAAACGCCTCGGTTGCCGAACACCATGACCGCCCGCCGGTGGATTACAACGCCGAAACACGCTTCAACCAAGGGTACCCCGCCTTCGGCGACTCCGTCGATGGACACGAGATGCTCGCCTCCGACAACGACGCTGAAGACTCCGACATCCCGACACCCCCGGAACTGGAATCGTCCGACGGTGCAACAGAGACAGCCGACACGCCGGAGGATCCGGTGAAGGTGGCCAAGGGGCCCAAGCCGTCAAACCCCAAAAAATGA
- a CDS encoding EutN/CcmL family microcompartment protein, whose translation MQPAIVLGSTRATVKHESLVGMRLVVLQPIGVGDTADGPPLVALDQLGSRKGDRVMITSDGSYAREACGHDQTPARWTVIGLIDDTDS comes from the coding sequence ATGCAGCCAGCGATTGTCCTCGGATCGACCCGCGCCACCGTCAAGCACGAGAGTTTGGTCGGCATGCGGTTGGTCGTTTTGCAGCCGATCGGCGTGGGAGACACCGCGGACGGTCCGCCGCTGGTCGCACTGGACCAACTCGGCTCGCGCAAGGGTGATCGCGTGATGATCACCAGCGACGGCTCGTATGCCCGCGAGGCATGCGGCCACGACCAAACGCCCGCCCGCTGGACCGTGATCGGACTGATCGACGACACCGATTCCTAA
- a CDS encoding lactate/malate dehydrogenase family protein, which produces MKVSIIGGGGLVGSCAAYALQCGGLAREIALLDVNQELAVGQALDLQHGGPSVADQVISGGGYEHIPSSDIICITAGLRRKPDESRLDLINRNTDLFVQILNDVKAAGPKPTAIVLVVSNPVDILTYVAAKKLGLPENQVIGLGTQLDTIRFCSLIAEQLGAPPTQTRALILGEHGESMVPIWSSATIAGLPLDKYPGWSPTLAAQLFTRTRGSGAEVIKRKGGAGFAVGIAIRDVIDAVILDRRCVLPVSSVQRGCFGVRDVALSVPTVVGRTGVVDRMEIDLWPKEVQGMRASGAALRKTLDVVLQRVG; this is translated from the coding sequence ATGAAAGTTTCCATCATCGGCGGCGGCGGACTGGTCGGTTCCTGTGCCGCGTATGCCCTTCAGTGTGGCGGTCTGGCGCGTGAGATCGCACTGTTGGACGTGAACCAAGAATTGGCGGTCGGCCAGGCGCTCGACCTGCAGCACGGCGGTCCGAGTGTCGCCGATCAAGTCATCTCCGGCGGCGGTTACGAACACATCCCCAGCAGCGACATCATCTGCATCACCGCCGGACTGCGCCGCAAACCGGACGAGTCGCGATTGGATTTGATCAATCGCAACACCGACCTGTTTGTACAGATCCTCAACGACGTCAAAGCCGCCGGCCCGAAGCCCACCGCGATCGTCTTGGTCGTCAGCAACCCGGTCGACATCCTGACCTACGTCGCCGCCAAAAAACTGGGGCTGCCGGAGAACCAGGTCATCGGCTTGGGAACCCAGTTGGACACGATCCGATTCTGCTCGCTGATCGCCGAGCAACTGGGCGCGCCGCCGACTCAGACGCGGGCGTTGATCCTGGGTGAGCACGGTGAATCGATGGTGCCGATTTGGAGCAGCGCGACGATCGCGGGCTTGCCGCTGGACAAGTACCCCGGTTGGTCGCCGACGCTGGCGGCACAGTTGTTCACGCGGACGCGTGGCAGCGGTGCCGAAGTGATCAAACGCAAAGGTGGAGCGGGCTTTGCCGTCGGCATTGCGATCCGCGATGTCATCGACGCGGTGATCTTGGACCGGCGCTGCGTGCTGCCGGTCAGCAGCGTCCAACGGGGCTGTTTCGGCGTCCGCGACGTTGCCCTGTCGGTGCCCACCGTCGTCGGCCGAACCGGCGTCGTCGACCGGATGGAAATCGACCTCTGGCCGAAAGAAGTCCAAGGCATGCGAGCCAGCGGTGCGGCACTGCGCAAGACGCTGGACGTGGTGCTGCAACGAGTCGGCTGA
- a CDS encoding adenosine kinase: MALYDVFGVGNALVDIQARVDDALLRELSLDKGIMTLVDDEQQSGVLSRLDGRPLNRCAGGSAANTIVALAEFGGSAGFIGKVGGDAIGEFFLKDMSDLGVSIQVTPADQPTGTCAVLITEDAQRTMLTNLAASTSLGPEDIDEHKIASSKYVYVEGYLLTGETTKAAAYKAFELAQKHNVKVAFTASDPFLVNLIRDEIWDLITGPVDLFFCNEEEAKSLTGETDALRCAVKIHEHCENVALTLGGKGSIVMHGGEEFPIEGVKVDAIDTTGAGDMYAGAMLYGITNGLDWRTSGHLASHAAARVVAQLGARLDRKFTKEEIEDLSRLTD, from the coding sequence ATGGCTTTGTATGACGTATTTGGCGTGGGCAACGCGCTTGTTGACATCCAGGCGCGCGTCGACGACGCACTGCTGCGCGAACTTTCACTCGACAAGGGCATCATGACCCTGGTCGACGACGAACAACAATCCGGGGTGCTCAGCCGACTGGACGGACGGCCGTTGAACCGTTGCGCCGGCGGCTCGGCTGCCAACACCATCGTCGCCCTGGCAGAATTCGGCGGCTCGGCCGGCTTTATCGGCAAGGTCGGTGGCGACGCGATCGGCGAATTCTTTCTCAAAGACATGAGCGACCTGGGCGTGTCGATCCAAGTCACACCGGCGGACCAGCCGACGGGCACCTGCGCCGTCCTGATCACCGAAGATGCCCAGCGGACGATGTTGACCAACTTGGCCGCCTCGACCAGCCTGGGTCCGGAGGACATCGACGAACACAAGATCGCCAGCTCCAAGTATGTCTACGTCGAAGGCTACCTGCTGACCGGCGAAACCACCAAAGCGGCCGCCTACAAGGCCTTCGAACTGGCCCAAAAACACAACGTCAAAGTCGCCTTCACCGCGTCGGATCCCTTCCTGGTCAACTTGATCCGCGACGAGATCTGGGACCTGATCACCGGCCCGGTCGACCTGTTCTTCTGCAACGAAGAAGAGGCCAAGTCGCTGACCGGTGAAACCGACGCGCTTCGGTGCGCCGTCAAGATCCACGAACACTGCGAAAACGTGGCGCTGACGCTGGGCGGAAAAGGATCGATCGTCATGCACGGCGGCGAAGAGTTTCCGATCGAGGGCGTGAAAGTCGATGCCATTGACACCACCGGGGCCGGCGACATGTACGCCGGTGCGATGCTGTACGGGATCACCAACGGACTGGATTGGCGAACGTCCGGCCACTTGGCATCACACGCCGCCGCCCGCGTCGTCGCACAACTGGGTGCCCGCTTGGACCGCAAATTCACCAAGGAAGAAATCGAGGACCTCAGTCGATTGACCGATTAA
- a CDS encoding EutN/CcmL family microcompartment protein — protein sequence MKLARTIGSMTLSKSHPAMANAKLRLVEVVDSIDRIDTEPLGGDTIVAWDLCGTGMGDLVALAEGPEAAQPFKPDVKPLDASIVALLDEVEL from the coding sequence ATGAAACTTGCACGCACCATCGGATCGATGACGCTTTCCAAGTCACACCCGGCGATGGCCAACGCCAAGCTGCGGCTGGTCGAAGTGGTCGATTCGATCGATCGCATCGACACCGAGCCGCTGGGCGGTGACACGATCGTGGCTTGGGACCTGTGCGGTACAGGCATGGGCGACCTGGTCGCCTTGGCCGAGGGCCCCGAAGCCGCCCAACCGTTCAAGCCGGACGTCAAACCACTCGACGCCTCCATCGTCGCGCTGCTGGACGAAGTCGAATTGTAA
- a CDS encoding acetate/propionate family kinase — translation MLVLVANLGSTSFKYRLFEMTEDGAIDDIQNARCLAKGAVERIGDAQSKCTVEIGDWSNELVIAVPDHGVAVQACLDQLTDPDHGAIQDASQVAAIGFKAVHGGRLSGVFVVDDQVLDAMAEMNAAAPAHNPPYIAAMKTLQARFPDLPLVAAFETDFHQTIPAARKEYAIPRQWADEFHIRKWGFHGASHRYIAYRSAEILGRQDARVISCHLGGSSSVTAIENRQSVQTTMGMTPQTGLPQNNRVGDFDPFALPLILERTGLSLDQALQELASKGGLLGLSNRSGDIRDVEQAASEGDAQSQLALDVYVEEIRRHLGGMLVALGGADAIVFTGGIGENDTLVRQRVCAGLDQLGIVVDSAANEGLRDRTNDMGEASFHAADSTTQLWVIPTNEEVIVARQTLHALKHS, via the coding sequence GTGCTCGTCCTGGTTGCAAACCTGGGATCGACCAGTTTCAAGTATCGGTTGTTCGAAATGACCGAGGATGGAGCGATCGATGACATCCAAAACGCTCGTTGCCTTGCCAAAGGTGCGGTCGAACGGATCGGCGATGCGCAAAGCAAGTGCACGGTCGAAATCGGCGATTGGTCCAACGAATTGGTGATAGCGGTTCCCGATCACGGCGTGGCCGTCCAAGCCTGCCTGGATCAATTGACCGACCCGGATCACGGTGCGATCCAAGACGCGTCGCAAGTCGCCGCGATCGGCTTCAAGGCCGTCCACGGCGGACGTCTCTCGGGCGTCTTTGTCGTCGATGACCAGGTGCTTGACGCGATGGCGGAAATGAACGCCGCCGCACCGGCGCACAACCCGCCGTACATCGCGGCGATGAAAACGCTGCAGGCCCGGTTCCCCGACCTGCCGCTGGTCGCCGCCTTCGAAACCGATTTTCACCAAACGATCCCCGCGGCTCGAAAGGAATACGCCATCCCGCGTCAGTGGGCTGACGAATTCCACATTCGGAAGTGGGGGTTCCACGGTGCCAGCCATCGCTACATCGCCTACCGCAGTGCAGAAATCCTGGGCCGACAGGACGCCCGTGTGATCTCCTGTCACCTGGGCGGCAGCAGTTCGGTGACGGCGATCGAAAATCGACAAAGCGTTCAGACCACGATGGGCATGACGCCCCAAACCGGTCTGCCGCAAAACAACCGCGTCGGCGACTTCGACCCCTTCGCCTTGCCCCTGATCTTGGAGCGCACCGGTCTTTCACTCGACCAAGCCCTGCAAGAACTGGCCAGCAAAGGCGGACTGTTGGGATTGAGCAACCGCAGCGGCGACATTCGCGATGTGGAGCAAGCCGCGTCCGAAGGCGACGCCCAATCCCAACTGGCCTTGGACGTGTATGTCGAAGAGATTCGGCGTCACCTGGGCGGGATGTTGGTCGCACTCGGCGGCGCCGACGCGATCGTGTTTACCGGCGGCATCGGCGAAAACGACACCCTGGTTCGACAGCGCGTCTGTGCGGGGCTGGATCAACTGGGCATCGTCGTCGACTCGGCCGCCAACGAAGGACTGCGTGATCGGACCAACGACATGGGCGAAGCTTCGTTTCATGCCGCGGATTCGACCACCCAGTTGTGGGTGATCCCGACCAACGAAGAAGTCATTGTCGCTCGCCAGACCCTGCACGCATTGAAACATTCGTGA
- a CDS encoding carboxypeptidase-like regulatory domain-containing protein, whose amino-acid sequence MVMIRCVLIAIGLFTAMASPASALITGGRDEPIKVQGLPEGALPLANLKTRIAWWEGPPFGGGQYHFEYSGKTADLQAAIDLFAHIDSPRKQLIVRSGVQNSFWLNATDKNKSHPIDWQFMVWVPRNWQHLRDSKMGLLPPGEEGEAPKTELVVYVSDRIEWQSLMIPPALSVVDERLESNGLTADQGAALQGRVRDPDGRPIAAATITIGKDADRITATSDAEGTFLATRIPAGTHRVVVSAPGFASKDKYYHSFTETTFKKLDVALAKAAEVRVRAVDGQGKPIPDVVVRVRNCIDRSGNFYRVAGEHEYKTDSAGEFVVTDVPHGKLKFISRTQDYFYNSVLNEHDTGESPIVLKLLPTGTVTVSVATAGGQAVTSKYIVEIDQADADRGDGSKVGSWGGSANIAADGSYTFKNIPPGDYVVTGKPNPGRESDRTDPTKVQIKGKDHHDVNLTAK is encoded by the coding sequence ATGGTCATGATTCGATGTGTGTTGATCGCGATCGGTCTCTTCACCGCGATGGCTTCCCCGGCGAGTGCGCTGATCACCGGCGGTAGGGACGAACCGATTAAGGTTCAGGGGCTGCCCGAGGGGGCATTGCCGCTGGCCAACTTGAAAACACGAATCGCGTGGTGGGAAGGGCCACCCTTTGGTGGCGGGCAATACCACTTCGAATATTCCGGCAAGACGGCTGACCTGCAAGCCGCCATCGACCTGTTCGCTCATATCGATTCGCCTCGCAAGCAGCTGATCGTTCGCAGCGGCGTCCAGAATAGTTTCTGGTTGAACGCCACTGACAAGAACAAGTCGCATCCGATCGACTGGCAGTTCATGGTTTGGGTGCCGAGAAACTGGCAGCACCTGCGCGATTCCAAAATGGGCCTGTTGCCGCCTGGAGAAGAAGGTGAGGCGCCCAAGACAGAGCTGGTCGTTTACGTCAGCGATCGGATCGAGTGGCAGTCGTTGATGATTCCACCGGCGTTGTCGGTCGTCGATGAACGTCTGGAATCCAATGGGCTGACGGCCGATCAAGGTGCGGCTCTCCAGGGCCGTGTCCGTGATCCGGACGGACGCCCGATCGCCGCTGCGACGATCACGATCGGCAAAGACGCGGACCGGATCACGGCAACGAGTGACGCCGAAGGAACCTTCCTGGCCACCCGAATCCCCGCGGGCACGCATCGGGTCGTGGTCTCCGCCCCAGGATTCGCATCCAAAGACAAATACTATCACTCGTTCACAGAGACGACGTTTAAGAAGCTGGATGTCGCTCTGGCCAAAGCCGCCGAGGTGCGTGTGCGCGCTGTTGACGGCCAAGGGAAACCGATCCCCGACGTCGTGGTCCGCGTCCGCAACTGCATCGACCGCTCGGGAAACTTTTACCGCGTCGCGGGCGAACACGAATACAAGACCGATTCCGCCGGCGAGTTTGTCGTGACCGACGTGCCCCACGGCAAGCTCAAGTTCATCAGCCGAACGCAGGACTACTTTTACAACTCAGTCCTGAACGAACACGACACCGGCGAATCACCGATCGTGCTCAAGTTGCTGCCCACCGGAACGGTCACGGTGTCGGTTGCCACCGCCGGCGGTCAGGCGGTCACTTCGAAGTACATCGTCGAAATCGATCAGGCCGATGCCGACCGGGGCGATGGATCCAAGGTGGGCAGCTGGGGAGGGTCGGCCAACATCGCCGCCGACGGCAGTTATACGTTCAAGAACATTCCACCAGGCGATTACGTCGTCACCGGCAAACCGAATCCCGGGCGAGAAAGCGACCGAACGGATCCGACCAAGGTCCAGATCAAAGGAAAAGACCATCACGACGTCAATCTGACCGCGAAGTGA
- a CDS encoding BMC domain-containing protein, whose translation MNDAIGLIETKGLLALIEATDAMAKAANVQIVKRVDIGGAYVTTVVSGDVGSVRAAVEAGANAASQVGELVSSHVIPRPAEGVAKAFLA comes from the coding sequence ATGAATGACGCAATCGGATTGATCGAAACCAAAGGTTTGCTGGCACTGATCGAAGCGACCGACGCGATGGCCAAGGCGGCCAACGTGCAGATTGTCAAACGAGTCGACATCGGCGGCGCCTACGTCACCACCGTGGTCAGCGGCGACGTCGGCAGCGTTCGCGCGGCGGTCGAAGCCGGCGCCAACGCAGCCTCGCAAGTCGGCGAATTGGTCTCCAGCCACGTGATCCCTCGTCCCGCCGAAGGTGTCGCGAAAGCTTTTTTGGCTTAA
- a CDS encoding class II aldolase/adducin family protein, with protein MQNVHKIKQDMCDIGRRIYNRQFAAANDGNITVRVSDNEVLCTPTLHCKGFLTPEDIATIDMTGKQIAGRKKRSSEALLHLEIYKQREDIRSVVHCHPPHATAFAIAREPIPQCILPEVEVFLGDVPITKYETPGGQAFADTIIPFVDKTNVMILANHGTVSYGETVEQAYWWTEILDSYCRMLMLAKQLGNVAFLDQQKSQELLDLKDQWGYKDPRNTKAYEDCDICANDIFRDSWKESGVQRRAFAAPPAMPAKPADSASGQGLPGGINEEQLVKLITDEVMRQMNA; from the coding sequence ATGCAAAACGTTCACAAGATCAAACAGGACATGTGCGACATCGGCCGTCGCATCTACAACCGCCAGTTTGCTGCGGCCAACGACGGAAACATCACGGTGCGAGTCAGCGACAACGAGGTCCTGTGCACGCCGACGTTGCACTGCAAAGGGTTCTTGACCCCCGAGGACATCGCGACCATCGACATGACCGGCAAACAGATCGCCGGCCGCAAGAAACGGTCCAGCGAAGCGTTGTTGCACCTGGAAATCTACAAACAACGCGAAGACATCCGCAGCGTCGTTCACTGCCACCCGCCGCACGCCACCGCGTTCGCGATCGCACGCGAGCCGATCCCGCAGTGCATTTTGCCAGAAGTCGAAGTGTTCTTGGGCGACGTCCCGATCACGAAGTACGAAACGCCCGGCGGTCAGGCCTTTGCCGACACGATCATCCCCTTTGTCGACAAGACCAACGTGATGATCCTGGCCAACCACGGCACGGTCAGCTACGGCGAAACCGTCGAACAGGCTTACTGGTGGACTGAAATCTTGGATTCGTATTGCCGCATGCTGATGTTGGCCAAACAGCTCGGCAACGTCGCGTTTCTGGATCAACAAAAGTCGCAAGAGCTGTTGGATCTGAAAGACCAGTGGGGATACAAGGACCCGCGGAACACCAAGGCGTACGAAGATTGTGACATTTGCGCCAACGACATCTTCCGTGACTCGTGGAAAGAATCAGGTGTCCAGCGACGTGCCTTTGCCGCACCGCCGGCGATGCCCGCCAAGCCCGCCGATAGCGCGAGTGGCCAAGGGTTGCCCGGCGGAATCAACGAAGAGCAACTCGTCAAACTGATCACCGACGAAGTCATGCGTCAGATGAACGCCTAG
- the proS gene encoding proline--tRNA ligase, with protein sequence MAKAPKTAISPTRADDYPEWYQQVIKAADLAENSPVRGCMVIKPWGYQLWENMQRALDDMFKATGHQNAYFPLFIPMSFLEKEAEHVEGFAKECAVVTHHRLEPDPDGGLRPAGQLEEPLIVRPTSETIIGATYAKWVQSYRDLPILINQWANVVRWEMRTRMFLRTAEFLWQEGHTVHATDTEAIEETERMINVYADFARNWMAMPVTIGAKTAGERFPGAIETLSIEAMMQDRKALQAGTSHFLGQNFSKAQDIVFQSESGSREYAWTTSWGVSTRLVGALIMTHSDDDGFVLPPKLAPTHVVILPIYKDDSRAAVMEYIHALRDELRDQSYDGAPIRVEIDDRDMRGGEKKWHHVKRGVPIRLEVGPKDMEKNSVFLGRRDQPKSVGMDRNELVSTIGALLGQIQQSLYDRADQLRKDHTVTITNEADFRAFFTAKNPDNPEIHGGFALCHFADEASIDALLKELKVTIRCVPSENNDTPGTCFATGKPAAKQAIFAKAY encoded by the coding sequence ATGGCCAAAGCACCCAAGACCGCGATCTCTCCCACCCGTGCGGACGACTACCCGGAGTGGTATCAGCAAGTCATCAAGGCGGCCGACTTGGCGGAAAACTCGCCGGTCCGCGGCTGCATGGTGATCAAGCCCTGGGGCTACCAGCTCTGGGAGAACATGCAGCGCGCGTTGGACGACATGTTCAAAGCGACCGGGCACCAAAACGCCTACTTCCCGCTGTTCATTCCGATGAGTTTTCTGGAGAAGGAAGCCGAACACGTCGAAGGGTTTGCCAAAGAGTGCGCCGTCGTCACCCACCATCGCTTGGAACCCGACCCCGACGGCGGACTGCGACCGGCCGGCCAATTGGAGGAACCACTGATCGTCCGGCCGACCAGCGAAACGATCATCGGCGCGACCTACGCCAAGTGGGTGCAAAGCTATCGTGACTTGCCGATCCTGATCAACCAATGGGCCAACGTCGTCCGCTGGGAAATGCGGACACGGATGTTCCTGCGAACGGCCGAGTTCCTGTGGCAAGAAGGCCACACCGTTCACGCCACCGACACCGAAGCGATCGAAGAAACCGAGCGGATGATCAACGTCTACGCCGACTTCGCCCGCAATTGGATGGCGATGCCGGTGACGATCGGCGCCAAAACCGCCGGCGAGCGGTTTCCCGGCGCTATCGAAACGCTGTCGATCGAGGCGATGATGCAAGACCGCAAGGCGCTGCAGGCCGGCACCAGCCACTTCCTCGGCCAAAATTTCTCAAAGGCGCAGGACATCGTCTTTCAAAGCGAATCGGGGTCACGCGAGTACGCCTGGACCACCTCCTGGGGTGTTTCGACGCGTCTGGTCGGTGCCCTGATCATGACCCACAGCGATGACGACGGATTCGTGCTGCCGCCCAAACTGGCCCCCACCCACGTCGTGATCCTGCCGATCTACAAAGACGACTCGCGAGCCGCCGTGATGGAATACATCCATGCCTTGCGAGACGAACTGCGCGATCAATCCTACGACGGCGCCCCGATTCGCGTCGAAATCGACGACCGCGACATGCGGGGTGGCGAAAAGAAGTGGCACCACGTCAAACGCGGCGTCCCGATCCGCCTGGAAGTCGGCCCCAAGGACATGGAAAAGAACTCGGTCTTTCTGGGACGACGCGATCAACCCAAAAGCGTCGGCATGGATCGCAACGAACTCGTTTCGACCATCGGCGCGCTGCTCGGCCAGATCCAGCAATCGCTCTACGATCGCGCCGATCAGTTGCGAAAGGACCACACGGTCACGATCACCAACGAAGCCGATTTCCGCGCCTTCTTCACCGCCAAGAATCCCGACAACCCGGAAATCCATGGCGGTTTCGCGCTCTGTCACTTCGCCGACGAAGCGAGCATCGATGCCTTGTTGAAAGAGCTGAAGGTGACAATCCGTTGTGTCCCGAGCGAGAACAACGACACGCCGGGGACCTGCTTTGCAACCGGAAAGCCGGCAGCCAAGCAAGCAATCTTTGCCAAGGCGTACTAG
- a CDS encoding EutN/CcmL family microcompartment protein, giving the protein MFIARVTGSVVSTQKVATMTGHKLLVVEPYRLEDKKRQSIVTTGRTFIAVDTLGAGQNDFVLITQGSSARLTPETKHLPIDAVIIGIVDQVHIDKLNVYSRNDSNDR; this is encoded by the coding sequence ATGTTCATCGCCCGAGTCACCGGATCGGTCGTCAGCACTCAAAAGGTTGCGACGATGACGGGTCACAAATTGCTGGTCGTCGAGCCCTATCGGCTGGAAGACAAGAAGCGTCAGTCGATCGTCACCACCGGCAGAACCTTTATCGCCGTCGACACCCTGGGCGCTGGTCAGAACGATTTTGTCTTGATCACCCAAGGCAGCAGCGCACGACTGACTCCCGAGACAAAACATTTACCGATCGATGCGGTCATCATTGGGATCGTCGATCAAGTTCACATCGACAAGTTGAACGTTTACTCCCGCAACGATTCCAACGACCGCTAA